From Hippea alviniae EP5-r, the proteins below share one genomic window:
- a CDS encoding MBL fold metallo-hydrolase → MELRVTVLAENSVVVPFDAIGEHGFAAYIETPDFSFLFDTGQGKALINNALALNKDLSKIKFLYISHGHYDHTGGMVDLLKIKSPLKVYTHKDAFTKRYWFKGGVKKYIGIPFDKAYLESLGAEFVYEKEFREIEKGIYSSGEVPRKNDFEKIDAEMKVLNENGELVQDNIWDDFSLAIDTSKGLVVILGCAHAGIVNILNHFIEKTGRKEIYAVIGGTHLGFANDEQINRTLEVIDKYNIQKLGASHCTGLVVGAKLYNKLKDRFFFAGVGSVLEI, encoded by the coding sequence TAAGAGTTACAGTTTTAGCAGAAAACAGTGTTGTAGTCCCTTTTGATGCTATAGGAGAGCATGGATTTGCAGCATACATAGAGACACCAGATTTTAGCTTTTTATTTGATACAGGACAGGGAAAAGCGCTTATAAATAACGCTTTAGCGCTTAACAAAGATTTAAGTAAAATCAAGTTTTTATACATATCCCACGGACATTACGACCATACAGGCGGCATGGTTGACCTTTTAAAAATTAAATCTCCACTTAAGGTTTATACACACAAAGATGCATTTACAAAAAGATACTGGTTTAAGGGTGGAGTAAAGAAATACATTGGCATACCTTTTGATAAGGCATACCTTGAAAGCTTAGGAGCTGAATTTGTTTACGAAAAGGAGTTCAGAGAGATAGAAAAGGGTATATACTCATCTGGAGAAGTGCCAAGAAAGAACGATTTTGAAAAGATTGATGCAGAGATGAAGGTATTAAATGAAAACGGAGAGCTTGTGCAAGACAATATATGGGACGATTTTTCACTTGCAATAGACACATCAAAAGGTTTGGTTGTAATTTTAGGGTGTGCTCATGCCGGAATAGTTAACATCCTAAACCACTTTATAGAAAAAACCGGCAGAAAAGAGATATATGCAGTAATTGGCGGCACACATCTTGGATTTGCAAACGACGAACAGATAAACAGAACACTTGAAGTTATAGACAAATACAACATTCAAAAACTGGGTGCTTCACACTGCACAGGGTTGGTTGTTGGAGCAAAGCTTTACAATAAACTCAAGGATAGATTCT